The genomic region ACACTGGACAGCGGCAACACCGCCTGGATGATGGTATCGACAGCGCTGGTGCTGTTCATGACCTTGCCAGGATTGGCGCTGTTTTACGGCGGCATGGTGCGCAAGAAAAACGTGCTGGGCACCTTGATGCAAAGCTTTTTTATCGCCGCGTTGATCACCGTGCTGTGGATTGTCGTCGGTTATAGCCTGGCGTTCACACCGGGTAATGGCTTTATCGGCGGTTTCGATAAAGTGCTGCTGAAAGGCGTGGCGTTCGACACATTATCCGGAACGATACCGGAAATGGTGTTCATGCTGTTTCAGATGACGTTCGCGATCATCACGCCTGCCCTGATCACCGGTGCATTTGCTGAACGGATGAAATTCAGCGCACTGGTGTTATTCACCATCGCTTGGTCGCTGATCGTTTACGTACCGGTGGCACACTGGGTCTGGGAAGGCACCGGCTGGTTATTCAATATGGGCGCGCTCGATTTTGCCGGCGGCACTGTGGTTCATATCAACGCCGGTGTAGCCGGTCTGGTCGCCGCGCTGATGATTGGCAAGCGCGTCGGTTATGGCCGCGAATTGATGGCGCCGCACAACTTGGTGCTGACCATTATCGGCGCCTCGATGCTGTGGGTCGGTTGGTTCGGCTTCAATGCTGGTTCGGCCTTGGCTGCTGACTCCCGCGCCGCGATGGCGATGGTGACAACGCAAGTTGCAGCCGCTGCCGCGACACTGTCATGGGTGTTCGCCGAATGGTTGTTGAAAGGTAAACCTTCGTTGCTGGGTGCCGCCTCCGGTGCGGTCGCTGGTTTAGTTTGCATCACACCGGCCGCGGGTTTTGTCGATGCCGGTGGAGCGCTGAT from Permianibacter aggregans harbors:
- a CDS encoding ammonium transporter → MKTTWLKLLPLLALSGIAHAEDVPTLDSGNTAWMMVSTALVLFMTLPGLALFYGGMVRKKNVLGTLMQSFFIAALITVLWIVVGYSLAFTPGNGFIGGFDKVLLKGVAFDTLSGTIPEMVFMLFQMTFAIITPALITGAFAERMKFSALVLFTIAWSLIVYVPVAHWVWEGTGWLFNMGALDFAGGTVVHINAGVAGLVAALMIGKRVGYGRELMAPHNLVLTIIGASMLWVGWFGFNAGSALAADSRAAMAMVTTQVAAAAATLSWVFAEWLLKGKPSLLGAASGAVAGLVCITPAAGFVDAGGALILGLISGAVCYWGATSLKHMLKYDDSLDAFGVHGIGGILGSVLVAVFGTNAIAGGAVQELWPQLKVQLIATGATIAYAAIGTAIILKVIDLLVGLRVTEEQEREGLDIALHGEHVD